Part of the Deltaproteobacteria bacterium genome is shown below.
GTTTCGTCGAGTGGATCCTTCCCGGAACGGAGCAGATCCTCCCGGTTACGCCGGAGCATCTTGATGAGAAAAAACTGGGAGAACCGGATATCGCCCTGGAATGCGCACGGAAAGAACTGGAACGGCAGATCATCCTGGCGGAGAAGATGATTGTGGACAGCATCCTCCTGATCGGACACTATGACAGAGGAAGGGACCGCGATATCGGATATATTGAACTCGTCGTCGACCATCTGCGTCGCGAGATTCTCGACTATCTGTGGAAGCTGTCCTCCCGGGAATTGACGGAAGCTCAAACGCGCCGCCTTTTCGCCTACACGGCCATGGCCGATGACGTAGAGCGAATCGCCGATCATGCGATGAATATCGTGGACCTGTCCCGCAGCAAGCACAATCGCCATATTCAGTTCTCCCCCGAGGGAGAGGAGGAAATCAAAATCATCGAGGATCTGATATTCGACAATTTGCGGATGTCCAAAAGCCTCCTCAACCAGCCCGATTCAAGCCTGATCCGAAAACTTACGGCCCAGGAAGAAGATGTGGACGTCAAGACCAAGGACGCCCGGGAGCATCACCTCGCACGCTTCTATTGCCACATCTGCCACGCTGAAGCGGGACCGATTTATGTGGAGTACCTGATCCAGTTGGAACGGATCTCGGACCACTGCCAGAATATCGCTGATTATGTCGAGGACATGAACAACAAACAATGAGCAAAACGCTTGACCCCTGAGGAATTCCCGTGCTATCTGCTCGTTATATGGAATACAGGGGTGGTTGCTGGTGAATTGATTCAATTCATCCGGAATAATCATTCATTATACGAAGGAGAGCGCATATGAAAGATCGATTGGACGCTTTGGAAATTGCCTTGACCAATGAACTGCGGGAATATGAATTTTATAAAATGAACGCGGAACGGACGACCAACCCTCTTGGCAAGGCCATGTTCGAAACCATTGCCCAGGAAGAGCTGGAGCATTACGAAAGGCTTCAGGAGCTGCACAAGGTATGGGAAAAAAACAATACCTGGCCGGAAACAATCCCCCTCAAGGTCAACAAGACAAACGTCCAGAATATCCTGAAAGATGTCTTGGAAAGGGTCGCGGAGGCCCCCCCAGCCGATATGGACGATCTGGAGGCCATCCGGACGG
Proteins encoded:
- a CDS encoding ferritin family protein is translated as MKDRLDALEIALTNELREYEFYKMNAERTTNPLGKAMFETIAQEELEHYERLQELHKVWEKNNTWPETIPLKVNKTNVQNILKDVLERVAEAPPADMDDLEAIRTAIAFECDGVMHYELLKQGSTEPNEKAFFNLMANIEHEHFVSLKDTEELLVSPDAWFRMRERGGLDGG